Proteins from a genomic interval of Undibacterium parvum:
- the lpxA gene encoding acyl-ACP--UDP-N-acetylglucosamine O-acyltransferase, whose translation MAIHPSALIDPKASLDSSVEVGAYTIIGPNVRIDAGTKIGPHVVIEGHTTIGRENTLFQFSSIGAAPQDKKYAGEPTRLEIGDRNVIREFCTFNLGTSQDLGVTRLGNDNWIMAYVHIAHDCQVGNHTIFANNAALAGHVHIGDWVILGGFSNTHQFCKIGAHAMVGMSTSLTQDVPPFVMLNGNPAAAHGINVEGLKRRGFSREQIAAIRQSYKLLYKSGLTLEEAKLALDQQVADLPPEQALHVKAMRKFLDGSTRGIVR comes from the coding sequence TCCATCCTAGTGCCTTGATTGATCCTAAAGCCAGCCTCGATAGTTCGGTCGAGGTGGGTGCCTACACCATTATCGGTCCGAATGTGCGCATAGACGCTGGGACAAAAATCGGACCGCATGTGGTGATAGAAGGACACACTACGATAGGGCGCGAGAATACCCTGTTTCAGTTTTCATCGATAGGCGCAGCGCCGCAAGATAAAAAATATGCGGGCGAGCCGACTCGCTTGGAGATCGGTGACCGCAATGTAATACGCGAATTTTGCACCTTTAATCTCGGTACTTCGCAGGACCTGGGTGTTACGCGTCTGGGCAATGATAACTGGATCATGGCCTATGTGCATATCGCGCATGATTGCCAGGTCGGCAATCATACGATTTTTGCGAATAATGCAGCCCTGGCTGGCCATGTCCACATAGGCGATTGGGTGATTTTGGGCGGGTTTTCAAACACCCATCAGTTTTGCAAAATTGGTGCGCATGCGATGGTCGGTATGAGTACCAGCTTAACCCAGGATGTGCCGCCATTCGTCATGCTCAATGGTAATCCGGCAGCGGCCCATGGTATCAATGTCGAGGGACTCAAGCGCCGTGGTTTTAGTCGCGAGCAAATCGCAGCGATACGCCAATCGTATAAATTATTGTACAAGTCTGGCTTGACGCTCGAAGAGGCGAAGCTTGCCTTGGACCAGCAAGTTGCTGATTTGCCGCCTGAACAAGCCTTACACGTCAAGGCGATGCGCAAAT